A part of Gemmatimonadota bacterium genomic DNA contains:
- a CDS encoding aminotransferase class I/II-fold pyridoxal phosphate-dependent enzyme has translation MATPMTAVNENHQSVGLPPGIVRLSRNENPLGPSPGVIEAVKSRSDQINRYEDPDHIDLFRKLAELHGVPHDERLSLPGLDSENAWIRVGDGAEHLMHAIARAFLSAGDEVIEPHPAFGLMVRYGEDIGARSVRTTLTPRYVYDLEAMAAAVNERTRMAVITNPNNPTGTVVTHDALSRFVEELPERVIVLLDEAYIDLVEDGACADGSALVRAHENVLLVRTFSKGYGLAGFRLGYAVGQPHMMARVRQYHGGSPSALVLTAACAALDDPDHVVRSREAATASKAIYYEACESLGLPYVRSEAAFVLIEVGDAEAVTQALAERRIIVINAETSWGISGMIRVSYGNKAESRIFTGALKEILG, from the coding sequence GTGGCAACGCCCATGACCGCGGTGAATGAAAACCACCAGAGCGTCGGCCTTCCTCCGGGTATCGTGCGCCTGAGCCGGAATGAAAACCCCCTCGGGCCGTCTCCCGGCGTCATCGAAGCGGTGAAATCGCGCAGCGATCAGATCAACCGCTACGAAGACCCCGACCATATCGACCTTTTCCGAAAACTGGCCGAACTGCACGGCGTGCCGCACGACGAAAGACTTTCGCTGCCCGGTCTCGATTCGGAGAATGCCTGGATACGGGTCGGCGACGGCGCCGAGCACCTGATGCACGCCATCGCACGGGCTTTCCTGTCCGCCGGAGACGAGGTGATCGAACCTCATCCCGCTTTCGGTTTGATGGTCCGGTACGGGGAGGATATAGGGGCCCGGTCCGTGCGGACCACCCTGACGCCGCGGTACGTGTACGACCTGGAGGCCATGGCCGCTGCCGTTAACGAACGGACCCGCATGGCCGTCATTACCAACCCGAACAATCCGACGGGCACCGTCGTTACCCACGACGCGCTGTCGCGCTTCGTCGAAGAACTGCCCGAACGCGTGATCGTCTTGTTGGACGAGGCCTACATCGACCTGGTGGAGGACGGCGCGTGCGCCGACGGCAGCGCCCTGGTCAGAGCACACGAGAACGTCCTCCTGGTACGGACCTTTTCGAAGGGTTACGGCCTGGCGGGCTTCAGGCTGGGCTACGCCGTGGGTCAGCCCCACATGATGGCGCGCGTCCGCCAGTACCACGGGGGATCGCCCAGCGCCCTGGTGCTGACCGCCGCCTGCGCGGCCCTCGACGATCCGGACCACGTGGTCCGCTCCAGGGAGGCCGCGACCGCGTCCAAGGCGATCTACTACGAGGCCTGCGAATCACTCGGACTGCCGTATGTCCGCAGCGAGGCGGCCTTCGTCCTGATCGAGGTGGGCGACGCGGAAGCGGTGACGCAGGCGCTGGCCGAGCGGCGCATCATCGTGATCAACGCCGAAACTTCCTGGGGTATTTCCGGCATGATCCGGGTCTCCTACGGCAACAAGGCGGAAAGCCGGATCTTCACCGGGGCCTTGAAGGAAATCCTTGGCTGA
- a CDS encoding sodium:calcium symporter — MSLNNVREVWKSRLGLIMAMAGNAIGLGNFLRFPVQAAANGGGAFMIPYFVAFLVVGIPMMWVEWSVGRFGGKHGHGTTPGILYRLWKHPAAKYIGVLGIAAPVAFALYYSYVQSWTLAYSFFSLTGQYFGIETQAEMGAFLSSFQGVTESSYFSSVATAYVFFLINLGIVFWVLSRGVVRGIETLAKFAMPMLLIFAIVLVARVLTLGTPDPDFPDRSVMAGFAWIWNPDLSRLSEGSVWLAAAGQIFFSLGIGIGSMQCYASYVRARQDVALTGLTTSMSNGFAEVVLGSSIAIPVAVAFFGVTATEAIATGGSFDLGFQSMPLIFQQLPLGQFIGTLWFGLLFFAGITSTVALTQPPMAFLQDEMGWPRKKAALFVISFLFIFGNFIVFNIEHGVIDELDFWIGTVGLVVFSFLEIIIFAWIFGMDKAWEEINEGAAIQIPRIFYYMIKYVTPVSLAILLVVWTYQAGFDLLLLRNANPEDIPYLLLTRGIIVLLILVGVLQVRRVSKNWK, encoded by the coding sequence ATGTCCTTGAATAACGTAAGGGAAGTCTGGAAAAGCCGCCTGGGGCTGATCATGGCCATGGCCGGCAACGCCATCGGCCTGGGAAACTTCCTGCGGTTTCCCGTACAGGCGGCCGCCAACGGCGGCGGTGCCTTCATGATCCCCTATTTCGTCGCCTTCCTGGTCGTGGGCATCCCCATGATGTGGGTGGAATGGAGCGTGGGGCGGTTCGGCGGGAAGCACGGCCACGGTACCACCCCGGGCATCCTGTACCGCCTTTGGAAACACCCGGCGGCCAAGTACATCGGCGTGCTCGGCATCGCGGCGCCGGTCGCCTTCGCCCTCTACTACTCCTACGTGCAGTCGTGGACCCTGGCCTACAGCTTCTTCTCCCTGACCGGCCAGTACTTCGGTATAGAAACCCAGGCGGAGATGGGCGCGTTCCTGAGCAGTTTCCAGGGGGTCACTGAGAGTTCCTACTTCAGCAGTGTCGCCACCGCCTACGTCTTTTTCCTCATCAACCTCGGCATCGTATTCTGGGTACTGAGCCGCGGCGTGGTGCGGGGCATCGAGACCCTGGCCAAGTTCGCCATGCCCATGCTGTTGATATTCGCCATCGTGCTCGTGGCCCGTGTACTGACCCTGGGCACGCCCGATCCGGACTTCCCCGACCGAAGCGTCATGGCCGGTTTCGCCTGGATCTGGAACCCGGACCTCAGCCGTCTGTCCGAGGGCAGTGTGTGGCTTGCGGCCGCGGGTCAGATCTTCTTCTCCCTCGGCATCGGCATCGGCAGCATGCAGTGCTACGCGAGCTATGTCCGCGCCCGTCAGGACGTCGCCCTCACCGGGTTGACGACCTCCATGAGCAACGGGTTCGCCGAAGTGGTGCTGGGCAGTTCCATCGCCATACCGGTGGCCGTGGCTTTCTTCGGCGTCACCGCGACCGAGGCGATCGCGACGGGCGGCTCCTTCGACCTGGGCTTCCAGTCCATGCCGCTGATCTTCCAGCAACTCCCGCTTGGTCAATTCATCGGCACGCTGTGGTTCGGCCTGCTCTTCTTCGCGGGGATTACGTCGACGGTGGCACTCACGCAGCCGCCCATGGCCTTCCTGCAGGACGAAATGGGATGGCCGCGGAAGAAAGCGGCCCTCTTCGTGATCTCCTTCCTGTTCATATTCGGCAACTTCATTGTCTTCAACATCGAACACGGCGTAATCGACGAGTTGGACTTCTGGATCGGGACCGTGGGACTGGTCGTCTTCTCCTTCCTCGAGATCATCATTTTCGCCTGGATATTCGGGATGGACAAGGCCTGGGAGGAGATCAACGAAGGCGCGGCCATCCAGATACCTCGGATCTTCTACTACATGATCAAGTACGTTACGCCCGTGTCGCTGGCGATCCTGCTCGTCGTGTGGACCTACCAGGCCGGATTCGACCTTCTCCTGCTGCGCAACGCCAATCCCGAAGACATTCCCTACCTGCTGCTCACCCGGGGAATCATCGTGTTATTGATCCTGGTGGGCGTGTTGCAGGTAAGACGGGTTTCGAAGAACTGGAAATAG